In a genomic window of Verrucomicrobiota bacterium:
- a CDS encoding enoyl-ACP reductase: MSNKVLEGKNGIVFGVANKRSIAWAIAQAWHEAGAKLAFTYQGERLKENVEELVGTFGSDTPIYPCDVTSDEQIAQVYQNVQKDFGKLDLLLHSVAFAPKEALEGQFINTTRDAYLTAHNISAYSLIGVTRGALPLMTDGGSVVTMTYYGSVKVVPHYNVMGVAKASLEATTRYLAYDLGPQKIRVNAISAGPMNTLAARGISGFTHMLKHYEEHSPLKRNVDPSELGATATFLASPGAAAITGQVLYVDCGYEIMGM; this comes from the coding sequence ATGAGTAACAAGGTATTAGAAGGTAAAAATGGGATCGTTTTTGGTGTCGCTAACAAACGAAGCATTGCCTGGGCAATTGCCCAAGCCTGGCATGAGGCCGGAGCAAAGCTGGCATTCACTTACCAAGGTGAACGGTTAAAAGAAAATGTTGAAGAGCTTGTCGGCACTTTTGGTTCGGACACTCCCATCTATCCTTGTGATGTAACCAGCGACGAGCAAATTGCCCAAGTCTATCAAAATGTCCAAAAGGATTTTGGTAAACTCGACCTCCTCCTGCATAGCGTAGCATTTGCCCCTAAGGAAGCCCTCGAAGGCCAATTTATCAATACTACTCGGGATGCCTATCTCACAGCCCATAATATTAGTGCTTATTCCCTCATTGGTGTTACCCGCGGCGCCCTCCCCTTGATGACCGATGGTGGCAGCGTGGTCACAATGACCTATTATGGTTCAGTCAAAGTCGTCCCTCATTATAATGTCATGGGTGTAGCTAAAGCTTCCCTTGAAGCAACTACACGTTATCTGGCCTATGATTTGGGCCCACAAAAAATCCGGGTTAACGCCATCAGTGCAGGCCCGATGAATACACTGGCCGCCCGTGGCATCAGTGGATTCACACACATGCTGAAGCATTACGAAGAGCATTCACCCCTCAAGAGAAATGTAGACCCTTCAGAGCTCGGGGCGACGGCGACATTTTTGGCCAGTCCGGGCGCAGCAGCCATTACCGGTCAAGTGCTCTATGTGGACTGTGGTTATGAAATTATGGGCATGTAA